From Vreelandella neptunia, the proteins below share one genomic window:
- a CDS encoding sigma-70 family RNA polymerase sigma factor encodes MSSEFDHAAALANCARGEHDALHQLYVHEGARLLGVVIRIVKDRGMAEDIVHDACLNIWQRADSFDPAKGSARTWIFSVARHLALNAIRYRDREVTFDSHDPTELDLDEHFQHTSVADEAFDWQTGQRMDSCLEALEPERRNCVLHAYVDGLSHAEIAAHTGAPLGTVKAWIKRSLLRLRECMA; translated from the coding sequence GTGTCTTCAGAATTTGATCATGCTGCGGCATTAGCCAACTGTGCCCGTGGCGAGCATGACGCCTTGCACCAACTCTATGTTCATGAAGGTGCCCGACTATTAGGCGTAGTCATAAGAATCGTCAAGGATCGTGGTATGGCCGAGGATATTGTCCACGATGCCTGTCTTAATATTTGGCAGCGTGCCGATAGTTTTGATCCCGCCAAAGGATCCGCGCGTACGTGGATATTTAGCGTGGCGCGTCACCTGGCACTGAACGCCATCCGTTATCGCGACCGTGAAGTCACTTTTGATAGTCACGATCCTACCGAATTAGATCTCGATGAACATTTTCAGCACACCTCCGTTGCCGATGAAGCCTTCGATTGGCAAACCGGCCAACGGATGGATAGCTGCTTGGAAGCGCTTGAGCCGGAGCGGCGTAACTGCGTACTCCACGCCTATGTTGATGGCCTTAGCCACGCGGAAATTGCCGCGCATACCGGCGCGCCGCTGGGAACCGTAAAAGCCTGGATCAAACGCAGTTTGCTGCGCCTACGGGAGTGTATGGCATGA
- a CDS encoding DUF3455 domain-containing protein, giving the protein MTIQPLTRAALAATLIVSFSHVALADMTPAEVQVPDGNTVALETVGVGAITYMCETQDDGNMGWVFKGPHAALNDSEGTQVGSYYGPPATWEALDGSKITGTQLATAANGDGNIPLQLVEANPAEGEGAMSGVSYIQRLNTQGGVAPDVACDMDHDGATAVVTYQADYIFWAAE; this is encoded by the coding sequence ATGACCATCCAACCTCTTACGCGTGCAGCACTCGCCGCTACCTTGATTGTATCCTTCAGTCACGTCGCGCTGGCAGACATGACGCCCGCGGAAGTCCAGGTGCCGGACGGTAATACCGTCGCCCTCGAAACCGTTGGCGTTGGCGCTATTACCTACATGTGCGAAACCCAGGACGACGGCAACATGGGCTGGGTATTCAAAGGCCCCCACGCTGCGCTTAATGACAGCGAAGGCACACAAGTAGGAAGCTACTATGGCCCGCCAGCCACCTGGGAAGCGTTGGATGGCTCAAAAATTACCGGCACTCAGCTAGCCACGGCCGCTAATGGTGATGGCAACATTCCACTTCAACTGGTGGAAGCCAACCCGGCTGAAGGCGAAGGCGCCATGAGCGGTGTTAGCTACATTCAGCGCCTGAACACCCAGGGTGGCGTTGCCCCGGACGTGGCCTGCGATATGGATCACGACGGAGCCACCGCGGTAGTGACCTACCAGGCGGACTATATCTTCTGGGCTGCTGAATAA
- the ugpC gene encoding sn-glycerol-3-phosphate ABC transporter ATP-binding protein UgpC, producing the protein MGRLTLSGIGKSFDGVEISRDIDLTIEDGEFVVFVGPSGCGKSTLLRMIAGLEDISEGDMQLDGQRINEIPPQERDIGMVFQSYALYPHMSVAENMAFGLKLARTDKAEIRRRVQHAAEMLHLTELLERKPKDLSGGQRQRVAIGRTLVKEPAVFLFDEPLSNLDAALRVDMRVQIAALHKRLNATMIYVTHDQVEAMTLADRIVLLSRGRIAQVGAPLSLYHFPKTLEVAEFIGSPRINTFPVTVVDPGERQTVVRLPNGETLTVAVNGKHLHSGDGATLGLRAEDFVSPEQAEARLTARLMVAEKLGYETLAHLQVDGIDATLTQRLDGLTQLTEGQTIDLGLAGQHCHLFDLKGSACPRQVVVDGVSQ; encoded by the coding sequence ATGGGACGTCTAACGCTAAGTGGTATCGGTAAATCTTTTGATGGCGTGGAAATCTCGCGGGATATCGATCTCACCATCGAAGACGGCGAGTTCGTGGTGTTTGTTGGCCCCTCCGGCTGCGGAAAGTCCACGCTGCTGCGCATGATTGCCGGGCTTGAAGACATCAGCGAAGGGGATATGCAGCTGGATGGCCAGCGGATCAACGAGATTCCGCCCCAGGAACGGGACATCGGCATGGTGTTCCAATCCTACGCCCTCTACCCACACATGAGCGTGGCCGAGAACATGGCCTTCGGCCTGAAGCTGGCCCGCACTGACAAAGCGGAAATTCGCCGCCGCGTTCAACACGCCGCTGAGATGCTGCACCTCACCGAGCTATTGGAGCGTAAGCCTAAAGACCTCTCCGGCGGTCAGCGCCAGAGGGTAGCCATTGGCCGCACGCTGGTCAAAGAGCCTGCCGTGTTTCTGTTCGACGAGCCGCTCTCTAACCTGGACGCCGCGCTGCGGGTGGATATGCGGGTGCAGATCGCCGCGCTGCATAAGCGCTTGAACGCCACCATGATCTACGTGACCCACGACCAAGTGGAGGCGATGACGCTGGCTGACCGCATTGTGCTGCTTTCCCGGGGAAGAATCGCCCAGGTAGGTGCGCCGCTCTCGCTTTATCACTTTCCCAAAACCTTAGAGGTAGCGGAGTTTATCGGCTCGCCGCGCATCAATACCTTCCCGGTTACGGTAGTCGACCCGGGTGAGCGCCAAACGGTAGTGCGTTTGCCTAACGGGGAGACACTGACGGTGGCGGTCAATGGCAAACACCTCCATTCAGGTGATGGCGCCACTTTGGGATTGCGGGCGGAAGACTTTGTATCGCCTGAACAGGCTGAGGCTCGGCTGACAGCGAGATTAATGGTGGCGGAAAAGCTGGGTTACGAAACCCTGGCGCATCTGCAGGTAGACGGCATCGACGCTACCTTAACCCAGCGTTTGGATGGCTTAACGCAACTAACCGAAGGCCAAACGATCGACTTGGGTTTAGCGGGCCAGCATTGCCATCTTTTTGACCTTAAGGGGAGTGCCTGCCCGCGGCAGGTGGTGGTAGATGGGGTAAGCCAATAA
- a CDS encoding anti-sigma factor, with product MSRPSQHEHEDDHTLAGEYVLGTLSLEQRKALEARLPNEPELQQAVMAWEERFLPYTAITDPVTPSDNLWPRIERSLASREALAKRARPASVVPPRPRRMLHSLSLWRGAAGFGLAAALVLGVLLANEVTEPTTPEYMVVLLAPQTQSAGWVVQASSRQEIELIPLGTFEVPEGKALEFWTKADEWQAPVSLGLVEPGQPIRLRLDELPPLEDNQLFELTLEDETGSATGLPTGPIEFIGRAVEI from the coding sequence ATGAGCCGCCCCAGTCAGCACGAACACGAAGACGACCACACTTTAGCGGGTGAATACGTGCTGGGTACGCTGTCGTTAGAGCAGCGTAAGGCGCTAGAGGCCCGGCTACCTAACGAGCCTGAATTGCAACAAGCCGTGATGGCTTGGGAAGAGCGTTTCTTGCCCTATACCGCTATCACCGACCCGGTAACGCCTTCTGACAATTTATGGCCGCGTATTGAGCGCAGCTTAGCGTCACGGGAAGCGCTTGCTAAGCGTGCTCGACCTGCCTCTGTCGTGCCGCCAAGACCCCGCCGCATGCTACACAGCCTGTCGCTTTGGCGCGGCGCTGCCGGGTTTGGTTTAGCGGCGGCGTTAGTATTGGGCGTATTGCTGGCCAATGAAGTAACTGAACCGACGACCCCCGAGTACATGGTGGTTCTGCTGGCACCGCAAACACAGTCAGCGGGTTGGGTAGTGCAGGCCTCATCGCGCCAGGAAATCGAGCTGATCCCGTTGGGCACCTTCGAAGTGCCTGAAGGTAAGGCATTAGAGTTCTGGACCAAGGCAGATGAGTGGCAGGCCCCTGTATCGCTTGGCTTAGTGGAGCCAGGGCAGCCGATCCGTTTGCGCTTGGATGAACTGCCGCCTCTTGAGGATAACCAGCTGTTTGAGCTAACGCTGGAAGACGAAACTGGTTCGGCCACTGGCCTGCCCACCGGGCCGATTGAGTTTATTGGCCGCGCGGTCGAGATTTAG
- the trkA gene encoding Trk system potassium transporter TrkA, producing the protein MKIIILGAGQVGGTLAEHLAREENDITVVDTDAKKLRELHTKIDIRTVTGAGSYPIVLRQAGCEDADMLIAVTNSDEINMIACQVAHTLFRTPTKIARVRATAYLTRKGLFAHEAIPIDVLISPEQVVTDYVRRLIEHPGALQVLEFAGGLVQLVAVKAFYGGPLVGQDLAFLRRHMPNVDTRVAAIYRRNRPIIPRGDTVIEADDEVFFLAARRDIRAVMSELRRVERDFRRVVIAGGGNIGERLAEHLEHSHQVKIIEHSLERCTTLSERLDRTVVLHGSATSKRLLEEENIEECDIFCALTNDDEVNIMSSLLAKRLGAKKVLTLINNAAYVDLVQGGEIDIAISPQQATIGSLLTHVRRGDIVNVHSLRRGAAEAIEAIAHGDKQSSKVVGRTIRDIALPDGTTIGAIVRGKEVIIAHGDVMVESGDHVILFVIDKRRIRDVERLFQVGLTFF; encoded by the coding sequence ATGAAAATTATTATTCTCGGCGCCGGCCAGGTCGGCGGCACACTGGCTGAACACCTCGCCCGCGAGGAGAACGACATCACCGTCGTTGACACCGACGCCAAAAAACTGCGCGAGCTGCACACTAAAATCGATATCCGCACCGTCACCGGGGCGGGTTCCTACCCGATTGTGCTGCGTCAGGCGGGCTGTGAAGACGCCGATATGTTGATCGCTGTCACCAATAGCGACGAGATCAATATGATCGCCTGCCAGGTCGCCCATACGCTGTTTCGCACGCCGACCAAAATTGCCCGGGTGCGCGCCACGGCGTATTTGACCCGTAAAGGCCTTTTTGCCCACGAAGCGATCCCCATTGATGTACTGATCAGCCCTGAGCAGGTGGTCACCGACTACGTGCGCCGCTTGATCGAGCACCCCGGTGCCCTGCAGGTGCTGGAGTTTGCCGGTGGCTTGGTACAGCTGGTGGCGGTGAAAGCGTTCTACGGCGGCCCGCTGGTGGGCCAGGATTTGGCTTTTCTGCGCCGCCATATGCCCAACGTGGATACCCGCGTGGCCGCCATTTACCGCCGTAACCGACCGATTATCCCCCGTGGTGATACGGTCATCGAAGCCGACGACGAGGTGTTCTTCCTCGCCGCCCGTCGGGATATTCGCGCAGTGATGAGCGAGCTGCGCCGGGTCGAGCGGGATTTCCGTCGGGTCGTGATCGCCGGGGGTGGCAATATCGGCGAGCGCCTGGCCGAACACCTGGAGCATAGCCACCAGGTCAAGATCATCGAGCACAGCCTGGAGCGCTGCACCACCCTCTCCGAGCGGCTGGATCGCACCGTGGTGCTCCACGGCAGTGCCACCAGCAAGCGCTTGCTGGAAGAGGAGAATATCGAAGAGTGCGATATCTTCTGCGCGCTGACCAACGACGACGAGGTCAATATCATGTCGTCGCTGCTCGCCAAGCGTTTAGGTGCGAAGAAGGTGCTGACGCTGATCAATAACGCCGCCTATGTGGACTTGGTGCAGGGGGGCGAGATCGATATCGCTATTTCTCCCCAACAGGCGACCATTGGCAGCCTGCTGACCCACGTGCGCCGGGGCGATATCGTCAACGTCCACTCGCTGCGCAGGGGCGCCGCCGAGGCCATTGAAGCCATCGCCCACGGCGATAAGCAGTCATCAAAAGTGGTGGGCCGTACCATCCGCGATATCGCACTGCCCGACGGCACCACCATCGGTGCGATTGTGCGCGGCAAAGAGGTCATCATCGCCCACGGCGATGTGATGGTTGAGAGCGGTGACCACGTGATTCTATTCGTGATCGACAAGCGCCGCATTCGCGACGTGGAGCGCCTGTTCCAGGTCGGCTTGACGTTCTTTTAA
- a CDS encoding alpha-glucosidase, whose protein sequence is MMQKISTSHYVGSQGADWWRGAVIYQIYPRSFMDSNSDGIGDLQGVIDKLDYIASLNVDAIWLSPFFTSPMKDFGYDISNYRDVDPMFGTLEDFDRLVEGAHARGLKVTIDQVMSHTADQHAWFEESRQSRDNPKADWYVWADPKPDGAPPTNWQSVFGGSAWQWDTRRCQYYLHNFLASQPDLNFRTPAVVDAMLEEVRFWLERGVDGFRLDAVNFCTHGELKDNPPRQEMTESFLGVRPDNPYGYQLHQYDKTQPENLVFLERLRALLDEYPGTTSVGEVGDDDALGVMAEYSQGGKRLHMCYSFNLLTDKADPGYLHETLTEMEARIGDGWPCWALGNHDVTRLATRWQAEGQLDKLRLYMVFLLTQRGSVCLYQGEELGLPEAQLTFEQLVDPAGITFWPAYKGRDGCRTPHPWQADAGHAGFSRGTPWLPVPDTHASLAVDQQDNDTDSLLNAYRDFLAFRRTQPALVKGDVRYHPVRDDVLCLERTYQQTRLLIALNFSGQTVTRSAPEGAEAIAGAPAWLTGEWQGSQLSLPQLSLPPYGVAIARCYQLEENAPWDV, encoded by the coding sequence ATGATGCAGAAAATCTCTACTTCCCACTACGTTGGTAGCCAAGGGGCCGACTGGTGGCGCGGCGCCGTGATTTATCAAATCTACCCGCGCAGCTTTATGGACAGCAACAGCGACGGCATTGGCGACTTACAAGGCGTGATCGACAAGCTCGATTACATCGCCTCGCTTAACGTCGATGCGATTTGGCTGTCGCCGTTCTTCACCTCGCCGATGAAAGACTTCGGCTACGACATCAGCAACTATCGCGATGTTGATCCGATGTTTGGCACACTGGAGGATTTCGACCGTTTAGTCGAGGGTGCCCATGCCAGAGGGCTAAAAGTCACCATCGATCAAGTCATGTCGCACACTGCCGATCAGCATGCCTGGTTCGAAGAGAGTCGCCAAAGTCGCGATAATCCCAAAGCCGACTGGTACGTATGGGCCGACCCTAAGCCCGATGGCGCGCCGCCCACTAACTGGCAATCTGTATTTGGCGGCAGCGCCTGGCAGTGGGACACCCGCCGCTGCCAGTACTATCTGCATAACTTCCTGGCTAGCCAGCCGGATCTAAACTTCCGCACGCCTGCGGTGGTCGATGCCATGCTGGAGGAAGTGCGCTTCTGGCTAGAACGGGGCGTGGATGGCTTCCGGCTGGATGCGGTGAACTTCTGCACCCACGGCGAGCTAAAAGATAACCCGCCGCGCCAGGAGATGACCGAAAGTTTTCTAGGCGTTCGCCCCGACAACCCTTACGGCTACCAGCTCCACCAATACGATAAAACCCAGCCGGAGAACCTGGTGTTTCTGGAGCGGCTGCGCGCGCTGTTGGATGAGTACCCCGGTACCACCAGCGTGGGCGAGGTGGGCGACGACGATGCCTTGGGCGTGATGGCGGAATACTCCCAGGGCGGTAAGCGGCTGCACATGTGCTACTCGTTCAACCTGCTTACCGATAAAGCCGACCCCGGCTACTTGCACGAAACGCTAACCGAGATGGAAGCGCGTATTGGCGATGGCTGGCCCTGCTGGGCGCTGGGCAACCACGACGTGACGCGGCTGGCAACTCGCTGGCAGGCGGAAGGGCAGCTCGATAAGCTGCGCCTTTATATGGTGTTTCTACTCACCCAGCGCGGTAGCGTATGCCTTTATCAAGGTGAAGAGTTGGGACTGCCCGAAGCTCAACTGACGTTTGAACAGTTGGTTGACCCAGCGGGTATTACCTTCTGGCCCGCCTATAAAGGCCGAGACGGCTGCCGAACGCCGCACCCCTGGCAGGCGGACGCTGGTCACGCGGGCTTTAGTCGTGGCACACCCTGGCTACCGGTGCCTGACACTCATGCTAGCCTCGCCGTTGACCAGCAAGATAACGATACCGATTCATTGCTCAATGCCTATCGCGATTTTTTAGCCTTCCGCCGGACTCAGCCTGCGTTGGTGAAGGGCGATGTGCGCTATCACCCTGTGCGCGACGATGTGCTTTGTCTTGAGCGCACCTACCAGCAAACACGGTTACTAATTGCTCTTAATTTTAGCGGTCAAACGGTCACCCGTTCGGCACCTGAAGGCGCTGAAGCCATTGCTGGTGCTCCAGCGTGGCTAACCGGTGAGTGGCAGGGCAGCCAATTGTCGCTTCCGCAACTCTCCCTTCCGCCTTATGGCGTGGCCATTGCCCGCTGCTATCAGCTTGAGGAGAACGCACCATGGGACGTCTAA
- the malT gene encoding HTH-type transcriptional regulator MalT, with the protein MSLLQEKLKAPPLPLGVVARPRLNDHFGLNDRVRLLMVQAPPGYGKTTLLAERLPALEQEATWLGLDQRDNQPARFLAYWQAALNALLSEKIRLSPVADDGDCVEQLERWLGELPEQRSPCRLVVDNFEHLSHPDILAGIAHWLRHQPPWLTLTLVSRSRPALGLASLRLRGELEEIDLHALAFDSEEAQTLCAEQLSFPPTRVSLERALRRSGGWVMALSWLVERTTTRAGFDALVDRLSGAHPDFVAWFDELLSAALPLEERELMLQLGVLERFSPELMARLLEGERLTQRLEAFEQAGLFIERPDPHAQWYRFQRLFGEYLRHRRHELSLATQRVLHQRASQAWLALNDPVMALRQAILAEAPDDVASLLTTQGPALLASGAYALLAKGFALLGEPRLSTRPEHTLLYGWVSHAQFQFDITARVIGWIEAQLQAPEWQLLSAEFATLRAQLAINQGNAERAAPLAEQALAVPARYLASTPLTATAILSEARFVLGYLEESLQRVREVERQARQRDDHQLLLWSFCHQSETLVAQGRLQAAYDIQERAFAHLERAELEHLPVAEFLYRIRSQVLWEWHRLDEAEQAALKGIAVLDNQGERWTLQCHIQLAKVAQSRGDQAQCADHIRRLRKILAEGDYHIDWVANAHATLLAWWHSTQDLDAVERWRQEAPAPTTEGATNHFSQCNVRNHARALTLLGRFDEACTLLEALEVHTQRLGLVTDANRNQLCLAAAAWSAGREEQACQHMHQALSLASRTALVGSFLRLGKPLGELLNRLLDSGTLDVLEQARAERLLALAGRQKDFGSARRLMLDETVIADIVARPDVPELIRTSPLTRREWQILGLIHAGLSNEQIAEQLSVAPTTIKTHIRSLYQKQNIRRRDEAIALAGQLLAHIQGE; encoded by the coding sequence ATGTCACTACTGCAAGAGAAACTAAAAGCGCCGCCACTACCGCTTGGCGTAGTGGCACGGCCGCGCCTTAACGACCATTTCGGGTTAAATGATCGTGTCCGTTTGCTGATGGTGCAGGCGCCTCCTGGCTATGGCAAAACCACGCTGCTGGCTGAGCGGCTGCCCGCGCTGGAGCAAGAGGCCACTTGGTTGGGCTTGGATCAGCGCGACAACCAACCCGCACGGTTTTTAGCCTACTGGCAGGCAGCGCTCAATGCACTGTTAAGCGAGAAAATACGGCTTTCACCCGTGGCAGACGATGGTGACTGCGTGGAGCAGTTAGAGCGCTGGCTTGGCGAGTTGCCTGAGCAGCGTTCGCCGTGTCGTTTGGTAGTGGACAATTTTGAACACCTTAGCCACCCGGATATTTTAGCTGGGATCGCCCACTGGCTGCGCCATCAGCCGCCCTGGCTGACGTTAACGCTGGTCAGCCGCTCAAGGCCAGCATTGGGTTTGGCAAGCCTGAGGCTAAGAGGTGAATTGGAAGAGATCGACCTTCACGCGCTGGCCTTTGACAGCGAAGAGGCGCAAACCCTGTGTGCCGAACAGCTGAGCTTTCCCCCCACACGAGTAAGCCTGGAGCGTGCACTGCGCAGAAGCGGTGGCTGGGTAATGGCATTGAGCTGGCTGGTAGAGCGCACCACCACGAGGGCAGGGTTTGACGCCCTGGTTGATCGATTAAGTGGTGCCCATCCCGACTTTGTCGCTTGGTTTGACGAACTGCTCTCTGCTGCACTGCCATTGGAAGAGCGCGAACTAATGCTACAACTGGGGGTGCTGGAGCGTTTTTCCCCCGAGCTTATGGCCCGCCTGCTGGAAGGGGAGCGCCTGACCCAGCGGTTGGAGGCTTTTGAACAAGCTGGGCTATTTATTGAACGCCCAGACCCGCATGCTCAGTGGTACCGCTTTCAACGGCTGTTTGGTGAGTACCTGCGCCACCGCCGCCATGAGCTTAGTTTGGCCACCCAGCGAGTGCTGCACCAGCGCGCAAGCCAGGCGTGGTTAGCCTTGAACGATCCGGTGATGGCTCTGCGCCAGGCGATACTCGCTGAAGCCCCCGATGATGTGGCAAGCCTACTGACCACCCAAGGGCCTGCCTTGCTGGCAAGCGGTGCCTATGCACTGTTGGCCAAGGGCTTCGCCCTGCTCGGCGAGCCACGGCTCTCTACCCGTCCGGAACATACGCTGCTCTATGGCTGGGTCTCCCATGCTCAGTTTCAGTTTGATATTACCGCACGCGTGATTGGCTGGATTGAAGCGCAGTTGCAAGCGCCAGAGTGGCAACTGCTCAGCGCTGAATTCGCGACCCTGCGCGCCCAGTTGGCGATTAATCAAGGCAACGCCGAGCGCGCCGCACCGCTGGCCGAGCAAGCGCTAGCCGTGCCCGCCCGCTATTTAGCTTCCACGCCGCTGACCGCCACCGCTATCTTGAGCGAGGCGCGCTTTGTGCTGGGCTATTTGGAAGAGTCGCTGCAGCGGGTGCGCGAGGTAGAGCGTCAAGCCCGCCAGCGTGACGATCACCAACTGCTGCTCTGGTCGTTTTGCCATCAGTCGGAGACGCTGGTGGCTCAGGGGCGCCTACAGGCCGCCTACGATATTCAGGAGCGCGCCTTTGCGCATTTGGAGCGGGCCGAGCTTGAGCATCTGCCCGTGGCGGAGTTTCTCTACCGCATTCGCAGCCAGGTGCTATGGGAGTGGCACCGGCTGGACGAAGCCGAGCAGGCCGCGCTGAAAGGCATCGCCGTGCTGGATAATCAGGGAGAGCGCTGGACACTTCAGTGCCACATTCAGCTCGCCAAAGTCGCCCAAAGCCGCGGCGACCAGGCCCAGTGCGCTGACCATATTCGGCGGCTGCGTAAAATCCTTGCCGAAGGCGATTACCATATCGACTGGGTCGCAAATGCCCACGCCACCCTGCTGGCCTGGTGGCACTCCACCCAGGATTTAGATGCGGTAGAGCGCTGGCGCCAGGAAGCGCCGGCGCCCACTACTGAAGGAGCTACCAACCACTTTTCCCAGTGCAATGTGCGCAACCACGCCCGGGCGCTCACGCTGCTGGGGCGTTTTGATGAAGCCTGCACGCTATTAGAGGCCCTTGAAGTACACACACAGCGCTTGGGGCTGGTTACGGATGCCAACCGTAACCAGCTCTGCCTAGCCGCAGCGGCGTGGAGTGCAGGAAGAGAGGAGCAAGCCTGCCAGCATATGCATCAAGCGCTGAGCTTGGCTTCCCGCACCGCGCTGGTGGGCAGCTTTCTGCGTTTGGGCAAACCGCTAGGGGAGTTGCTCAATAGGTTGCTCGACAGCGGCACCTTGGATGTCTTAGAGCAGGCGAGGGCAGAGCGTTTGCTGGCGCTGGCAGGCCGCCAGAAGGATTTTGGCAGCGCCCGACGCTTAATGCTGGATGAAACGGTGATCGCCGATATTGTCGCCCGGCCAGATGTCCCCGAGCTGATCCGCACCTCGCCGCTTACCCGCCGGGAGTGGCAAATCCTGGGACTAATTCACGCTGGGCTTTCCAATGAGCAGATCGCCGAGCAGCTGTCGGTGGCGCCTACCACCATCAAAACCCATATCCGCAGCCTCTATCAAAAGCAGAATATTCGACGCCGCGACGAAGCGATTGCCCTGGCGGGGCAGTTGCTGGCGCATATTCAGGGGGAATAA
- a CDS encoding carbohydrate porin: MHKMTFKTPLAIAIATASLGMSGVASAQMTMEQRFAELEARIEAAEQRADAAERRAEIAEQSQSTAVATESDAEIEERLARVERYADGEEGFSFNVYARSGLLIGEDGKSENAGPYLTPAGGEGGAVGRLGNEPDTYAEAIFNYRMQFDNGAKALYRTMIADGTTSSNDWTGGDSDINVRQVFAEFSDLPSFTGAFENASIWAGKRFDRDNFDIHWLDSDVVFLAGTGGGIYDMQLAENWKSNLSIYGRSFADYPIVDRENPGLEGDTDNLILTSNNYFGNWQWMVNGMSAADNDERDIDVGQTAADTGFHTMIAYHGDSFFGMGEGNFKAAVLHGQGLGAETKSIGSRGDLTDDATSTRLAVYGTTYIAPQWRVAPSILAETSEDRYAQGDKYNWAGLNVRLANELTQNFEMQYEAGYQWMDLDPQGYSGRNAVDGGFSKFTIAPTFKPDVGGFWQRPEIRLFTTFSDWDDDLNNYGASSLGDEGFTGGQWSFGVQTEVWF; the protein is encoded by the coding sequence ATGCACAAAATGACATTTAAAACGCCGTTAGCCATTGCGATTGCCACCGCCAGCTTGGGAATGAGCGGTGTTGCTTCCGCACAAATGACCATGGAACAACGCTTTGCCGAGCTAGAAGCCCGCATTGAAGCCGCGGAACAGCGTGCCGATGCCGCCGAGCGCCGTGCCGAGATCGCCGAGCAATCGCAGTCGACTGCCGTGGCAACAGAAAGCGATGCGGAGATCGAAGAGCGTCTGGCCCGGGTGGAGCGTTATGCCGATGGCGAAGAGGGTTTCTCGTTTAACGTTTATGCGCGTTCAGGCTTGCTGATTGGTGAAGATGGTAAAAGCGAAAATGCTGGCCCTTACCTGACACCCGCGGGTGGAGAGGGCGGCGCCGTTGGCCGTTTAGGCAATGAGCCGGACACCTACGCCGAAGCGATTTTCAACTACCGCATGCAGTTCGATAACGGCGCTAAAGCGCTTTACCGTACCATGATTGCTGACGGCACGACCTCCAGCAATGACTGGACCGGCGGCGATTCGGATATCAACGTGCGTCAGGTGTTTGCCGAATTCAGCGATCTTCCCAGTTTTACCGGTGCGTTTGAAAATGCCTCGATCTGGGCTGGTAAACGCTTTGACCGCGATAACTTCGACATTCATTGGCTCGACAGTGACGTGGTTTTCCTGGCCGGTACCGGTGGCGGTATCTATGACATGCAGTTGGCAGAGAACTGGAAGTCTAACCTTTCGATTTATGGCCGGAGCTTTGCCGACTACCCAATCGTTGACCGTGAGAACCCCGGTCTTGAAGGTGATACCGACAACCTGATCCTGACCTCCAACAACTACTTCGGCAACTGGCAGTGGATGGTCAACGGTATGTCCGCTGCAGACAACGACGAGCGCGACATTGATGTCGGCCAAACCGCTGCTGATACCGGTTTCCACACCATGATTGCTTATCATGGCGACAGCTTCTTCGGCATGGGCGAGGGTAATTTCAAGGCGGCTGTGCTGCACGGTCAGGGGCTAGGTGCCGAGACCAAAAGTATTGGTTCGCGGGGTGATCTTACCGATGACGCTACCTCTACGCGCTTAGCGGTCTATGGCACTACTTATATTGCCCCGCAGTGGCGCGTTGCCCCCTCTATTCTGGCTGAAACCAGCGAAGACCGTTATGCCCAGGGCGATAAGTACAACTGGGCAGGGCTCAACGTGCGCCTAGCCAACGAGTTAACGCAGAACTTCGAAATGCAGTACGAAGCTGGCTATCAATGGATGGATCTAGACCCACAGGGTTACAGCGGTCGTAACGCTGTGGATGGTGGCTTCAGTAAATTCACGATTGCGCCCACCTTCAAGCCTGACGTCGGCGGCTTCTGGCAGCGTCCTGAGATTCGTCTGTTCACCACTTTCAGCGATTGGGATGACGACCTTAACAACTACGGTGCCAGTTCACTGGGCGACGAAGGCTTTACCGGCGGTCAGTGGTCCTTCGGCGTTCAGACCGAGGTATGGTTCTAA